A region from the Hydra vulgaris chromosome 08, alternate assembly HydraT2T_AEP genome encodes:
- the LOC136084074 gene encoding uncharacterized protein LOC136084074, with the protein MKQYIKNRYIKNCGCYGENINEGTICYHELLLTKEEEKDLQELMEMEELTEEGYEKYLEQLVQEMEEEETDYIEELKLQMLEEEMEKEVEEIEKEMHEILDEMDWEQYVINVINKMDNLPELYL; encoded by the exons atgaaacaatatatcaaaaatcgATATATCAAAAACTGTGGATG ttatgGAGAAAATATTAATGAGGGTACTATATGCTACCACGAGTTATTATTgacaaaagaagaagaaaaagatttGCAAGAACTAATGGAGATGGAAGAGTTAACAGAGGAAggttatgaaaaatatttagaacaATTAGTACAAGAAATGGAAGAAGAAGAAACAGATTATattgaagaattaaaattacaaatgttaGAAGAAGAAATGGAAAAAGAAGTGgaagaaatagaaaaagaaatgcATGAAATCTTAGATGAAATGGATTGGGAACAATACGTTATAAACGTTATTAATAAAATGGACAACTTACCAGagctttatttataa